The Larimichthys crocea isolate SSNF chromosome XXI, L_crocea_2.0, whole genome shotgun sequence genomic sequence CGCACTGCTTCTCCTCAGGGACTTCAGCCTCCTTCGGTGATTCGAGCaccagtgcaggactgatggtttCCTGCTCCTCGCACTGCTTCTCCTCAGGGACTTCAGCCTCCTTCGGTGATTCGAgtgccagtgcaggactgatggtctcctgCTCCTCGCACTGCTTCTCCTCAGGGACTTCAGCCTCCTTCGGTGATTCGAGCaccagtgcaggactgatggtttCCTGCTCCTCGCACTGCTTCTCCTCAGCGACTTCAGCCTCCTTCGGTGATTCAAGTGCCAGTGCAGGACTGGTGGTTTCCTGCTCCTCACACTGCTTCTCCTCAGGGACTTCAGTCTCCTTTGGTGGTCCGAgtgccagtgcaggactgatggtttCCTGCTCCTCGCACTGCTTCTCCTCAGGGACTTCAGCCTCCTTCGGTGATTCGAgtgccagtgcaggactgatggtctcctgCTGCTCGCACTGCTGCTCGCACTGCTTCTCCTCAGGGACTTCAGTCTCCTTCGCTGGTTGGGTGTCATCATGGCCAGTGATTTTTTggagagcctctctctcagccttaAGCTCAGTGGATAGCTTCAGGTTGAGCGAcatctgaacactgagctgagttttCAGCTCGTCCAGCTCTCTCCCAAAAGTTGTCTTACTCACAAGGGCATTTTGCTGCAGGACAGCGATCTCCTCTGCCATCTTTTCATGGAGGGCTTCCAGCTCAGCCCTCAAGTTGAGGTTCACACGCTGGCCCTCTAACACTGAGATTGTGTGAGCTTCGACTTCCTTGTCAAGCTTACACTGGAGCTTGTCGGCCTGCTCTCTGACCGTGATGACGTCGGTTTTATACTTCTGCGTAATCTCACCGTGTGAAATGCAGATCTTGTCCATTTCTTGCTGGATAATcctgttcttctccttctctgcttcCAGCTCAGCAGATAAGTTCTGGTTCACTTTCTGTTCctcttgcagctcctcataCTTTGTTTGGAGGAGTTTCTTCTGCTCAAGTTCCCTTTCAATCTCAGACCTGAGGGCATCAGCCTCCTCTCTGATCTTGGGAACGTCGTTTTCATACCTTGCATGGAGCACTTTGTATGAAATGTGGAGGATATCGAGTTCCTCTTGGAGAAGCTTGTTCTTAGTCTTCTCTGCCTGGAACTCGTTCGTGAACTTCTGCTCATTAATGATGTGagccacctgcagctcctcataatCCACTTGcaagagttttttctttttcctcttcgtATTGTCTCTGACTTGGTTGGCAATCTTTGCTGTGCTCAGAGTCTCTGGATTAGTGTACTTCTGCAGTGTCTTTAGCTCTTCCCtcgtttccttttctttgttgaTGAATTTCTCTTTTAAgaatttctgtctcttcagctgcGCTTTTGTCTCCTCCAACTCTTGGTTGAGTTGGCAGCAGTTCTCACAAAAGCAGCCGCGTACTGTCTGCTCTACATCGCTACTCTGGTCACCTGCGGGGTTCGTCGGGCACTGCATTTTCTTTGGCTGGTAGAATCAGTCACAAAGAAATGCTGTAGGCTGCAGTTGTAGGTCTCTAACGAACAGATGTGTTCTGTATCAGTCGTTTGTCTTTCGAAAATTGTCTTTTCTCGCACTTTCTCACCGTGGTGTCACGTATTGAAAggtctgaaatgaaatgatagTGACTGAAGAGCCGTGGCCTTATATAGCCTATAGACCTGATGACGTCACaactcacattttatttgtctttgatcatttgccccgcccccttttcgctgagttgtttttttacgTCGCCCAATGCTGCCTGAGCGTGATGACGTCAcgttttaaaaactcaaaccaCCCATGTACGAATGAATGGtttgaaatataaacaaattTTCCATTTAACTTAAACTATTTTGAttgacaatttatttatttatttattaaaaatcgCTAAATTTTCACATTTCCCGTTCAAATACGGGGAAGAGACGCACTGTGCATCACCTTGGATTGCGCAATCCTGTTCTCTGACATGCAATGCAATGAGAGCGTGTtactgtctctctgtatgtcgccagtcaaatgtttcaaacacttttaatataTGCCCCGACTTTCCATAGTGTAACCcataatagtataataataataaggtgttactaaaacattaattatttcCTTTCACTGACAAATTATGcacttttttgtctttccacatttccacatttccacattcgctatttcatatttaagtcgtcctttattttaaatcagatgtctaattttcagtcagtaagcaAAAAACTTGATAACAAATACGTTTATTGGCTCAGGGGGGATGATTAAGTCCTTTTCGCTCAGGTTAGAGAGACGCAGTTTAACGTAGGAGTAGAGCGAATGAATgagaaaacaagctgaaatCCGAGTGAAACTTCATAAATTATACCAcgtggagaaagaagaaaaaacagttcAACAACAAGAGTTGGAGAAACCTTGATGACATCTGttcattgtttatgtttttattttctcggTGAGTTTTGAATATAATACAGTTTACAATTGTTTTCcagaaacatataaacacactgcatTCATAACAACACTTTTTGAAACTTCAGAAAGTATGACAATTGTCTTCATTTTGCGctgagaaaacttttttttatttattgttaggTAGCAAATTATCTTTCTCAGACCTTTTACAATGTCTATATAGAGTGTACAGAGACCTCTATATTAAGATCATAATGCAAGatgtcttttcctctttttatattttaaagtgatAGTTTAGTCACATATGTCAGGAATTTGAAACTGTACCAAACTTATAAGCTGAGTTCGAGTCATTTTTGAGCAATAACTGAAGTCATGTGAACAActtagatttgtttttggtaaatGAAGCCACACAAGTGTATCAAGCAGTGCtggacagatttttttttaatttaaatatactttgtaagtacaaaatatgtcacataatcACACAATCAAGTATTGCACTTATATTTTTCATAATTACTACAtgactaaaaatacatttgaagaaTACTCCTTATGATGACAGGTCAACATTCACTAAATCCTGATTTTATTGCTTactggtattttattttacttttgtaaacTCATCTACTGACTGATCAGCAGTTGTATGTTAAAGTTCTAGCAGTACTAGTTGATTTCTACAGTGTGTTCCTGGACATAGACAATGTAGTGGTGAGTGTTTTCTCCCTGAGTGAGGACTGTCAGAGCCTCCAGGCCGTgtgcctcctccaccaccatcacctgGTTGCCGGTTAGACCCCCGTCTGCGTTCACCACCATCAGCTGATTACTGCAGTTACCGACTTCCTGCTCATCTGCCACCTGCAACTTCAGCCACAactcaacatcaacatttttgttgtaaCCATTCTTTTTCTGAGTAAGTCATGTGATGTAATTTACCTGTTGTACCACGGTAACAGTGCCTGGAGCCATGGCGACCATGGAGGTGATGGCATCATGAGTCTCTGAACTGAATTCTGTAATTTGCTGGATATTAActgtacacaaaaaaacatttattttaaaaggttaagtacatactgtatgctaaAATACATTAATGACTCACACAAATAGGAATAGCCATGAATAGGACTTAAGTCAGTTATCCACTGTATGTTTATCACAGTTGCTGTTGTTACCGTTGTCCTGCAGAGCTGATGCAGTTGCAcataaaattaagaaaataaaaaaaaatatttactgaGTTCAGacatctttcttcatttttaattttgatcaACTTCTTGAAATAAGTTATCAACTTAATAAAACAATGGACATGTaacaaattgtattttttatgctgAAAAAacgttgaaatgtttttaagtcATACCAACTAACCTCCTGAATCATTTTTTAGAGGCCACATGCCACATTATCTATCAGAGGGTTAAGAATGTGAAGACCAACAAGGAGCGCTGTCAACAAATCGCCCAGAGAGTTAGAGCCCTTGAAGACTTGGTTCTCAACATCAAACAAAGAGGGCCAAG encodes the following:
- the LOC113744230 gene encoding zinc finger protein ZFAT-like isoform X1, giving the protein MVAMAPGTVTVVQQLQVADEQEVGNCSNQLMVVNADGGLTGNQVMVVEEAHGLEALTVLTQGENTHHYIVYVQEHTVEIN
- the LOC113744230 gene encoding zinc finger protein ZFAT-like isoform X2; this translates as MVAMAPGTVTVVQQVADEQEVGNCSNQLMVVNADGGLTGNQVMVVEEAHGLEALTVLTQGENTHHYIVYVQEHTVEIN